A single Elephas maximus indicus isolate mEleMax1 chromosome 2, mEleMax1 primary haplotype, whole genome shotgun sequence DNA region contains:
- the DRD1 gene encoding D(1A) dopamine receptor — MRTLNTSTMDGTGLVVERAFSFRILTACFLSLLILSTLLGNTLVCAAVIRFRHLRSKVTNFFVISLAVSDLLVAVLVMPWKAVAEIAGFWPFGSFCNIWVAFDIMCSTASILNLCVISVDRYWAISSPFRYERKMTPRAAFILISLAWTLSVLISFIPVQLSWHKAKPTSPSDGNATSLDETMDNCDSSLSRTYAISSSLISFYIPVAIMIVTYTRIYRIAQKQIRRISALERAAVHAKNCQTTTGNGNPPECSQPESSFKMSFKRETKVLKTLSVIMGVFVCCWLPFFILNCMVPFCGSGETKPFCIDSITFDVFVWFGWANSSLNPIIYAFNADFRKAFSTLLGCYRLCPTTNNAIETVSINNNGAVVFSSHHEPRGSISKECNLVYLIPHAVDSSEDLKKEEAGGIARPLDKLSPALSVILDYDTDVSLEKIQPITQNGQHPT; from the coding sequence ATGAGGACTCTGAACACCTCCACCATGGACGGGACTGGGCTGGTGGTGGAGAGGGCCTTCTCCTTCCGCATCCTCACAGCCTGCTTCCTGTCTTTGCTCATCTTGTCCACACTTTTGGGGAACACACTGGTCTGTGCTGCCGTCATCAGGTTCCGACACCTGCGGTCCAAGGTGACCAACTTCTTTGTCATCTCCTTGGCTGTGTCAGACCTCCTGGTGGCTGTTTTGGTCATGCCCTGGAAGGCAGTGGCTGAGATTGCTGGCTTCTGGCCCTTTGGGTCCTTCTGCAACATCTGGGTGGCCTTTGACATCATGTGCTCCACTGCATCAATCCTCAATCTCTGTGTGATCAGTGTGGACAGGTACTGGGCTATCTCTAGTCCCTTCCGGTATGAGAGGAAGATGACCCCCAGAGCAGCATTCATTCTGATCAGCTTGGCATGGACCTTGTCCGTGCTCATCTCTTTCATCCCTGTGCAGCTCAGCTGGCACAAGGCAAAACCCACAAGTCCCTCAGATGGGAATGCCACTTCCCTGGATGAGACCATGGACAACTGTGATTCCAGCCTGAGCAGAACATATGCCATCTCGTCCTCCCTAATAAGCTTTTACATCCCTGTGGCCATTATGATTGTTACCTATACCAGGATCTACAGGATCGCCCAGAAACAAATACGGCGCATCTCGGCCTTAGAGAGGGCGGCAGTACATGCCAAGAATTGCCAGACCACTACGGGGAATGGAAACCCCCCTGAGTGCTcccaaccagaaagctcctttaaGATGTCCTTCAAAAGAGAGACTAAAGTTCTGAAGACCCTGTCTGTCATCATGGGAGTGTTTGTGTGCTGCTGGCTGCCTTTCTTCATCTTGAACTGCATGGTGCCCTTCTGTGGGTCTGGGGAGACCAAGCCCTTCTGCATTGATTCTATCACCTTTGACGTGTTTGTGTGGTTTGGATGGGCTAATTCCTCCTTGAATCCCATCATCTATGCCTTTAATGCTGATTTCCGGAAGGCATTTTCAACCCTCTTAGGATGCTATCGACTTTGCCCGACAACTAACAATGCCATCGAGACAGTTAGCATCAATAACAACGGGGCCGTGGTGTTTTCCAGCCATCATGAGCCACGAGGTTCCATCTCCAAGGAGTGCAATCTGGTCTACCTAATCCCACATGCCGTGGACTCCTCTGAGGACCTgaagaaggaggaggcaggcggAATAGCCAGACCCTTGGATAAGCTGTCCCCCGCCCTATCTGTCATATTGGACTATGACACTGATGTCTCTCTCGAGAAGATTCAACCCATCACGCAAAATGGACAGCACCCAACCTGA